Proteins co-encoded in one Stomoxys calcitrans chromosome 5, idStoCalc2.1, whole genome shotgun sequence genomic window:
- the LOC106091711 gene encoding uncharacterized protein LOC106091711 — translation MSDSEPVSLEFIEDPYVPRLDGDATPSLDYSTTNYDCNDDIETDLYLRNLTLDEIFYDVDSDYSNQLELQTVETEFIISKLANQSPSMSIAKRFRLKFFTTKKTMRDVKVTFVDFSKPYIAKISSSENYKKFLNIGSTAAATATINPTTTTTHTKGNT, via the coding sequence ATGTCCGACTCGGAGCCAGTCAGTTTGGAATTCATTGAAGATCCCTATGTACCACGTCTGGATGGTGATGCCACTCCATCTTTGGATTATTCGACCACAAATTACGATTGCAATGATGACATAGAGACGGATCTATATTTACGCAATCTAacattggatgaaattttctatgatgtCGACTCTGACTATAGCAATCAATTAGAATTACAAACCGTTGAGACTGAATTTATCATTTCGAAATTAGCCAATCAAAGTCCTTCCATGTCTATAGCAAAACgatttcgcttgaaatttttcaccacGAAAAAAACAATGCGAGATGTTAAAGTGACATTTGTGGACTTTTCCAAGCCTTAtatagcaaaaatttcaagtagtgaaaattataaaaaatttcttaatattggTTCAACAGCAGCTGCTACAGCTACTAtaaatccaacaacaacaacaacacataccAAAGGTAATACATAA